Proteins encoded in a region of the Microbacterium neungamense genome:
- a CDS encoding NAD(P)-dependent oxidoreductase gives MAQRILAARGELTVHARRPQPELIEAGAAWAQTPRELAGRVDVLLSMLPDLPQLESLLHGDDGLLAGAGDLLILVGSTSSAPEVRALDQRLRALTDDRVRLVDCPVSGGEDGAESGALSIMLGGDDEDVAVAAGVLAPCGTAVHLGPLGAGEVAKACNQLVVSATILALGEATVLAERSGLDLDRMWGLLSGGYAGSRLLDSRREKLVAGDDSPSGVARYMVKDLRFAADIAASTGTSAVMRPALRAAFDDLVAAGLGDRDIAVTRRYVAERSQAGDDTERS, from the coding sequence ATGGCTCAGCGGATCCTCGCCGCACGCGGTGAGCTGACGGTGCACGCGCGACGCCCGCAGCCCGAGCTGATCGAGGCCGGAGCGGCGTGGGCGCAGACCCCACGTGAACTCGCCGGCCGCGTCGACGTGCTGCTCAGCATGCTGCCCGACCTTCCGCAGCTCGAGAGTCTGTTGCACGGCGACGACGGCCTGCTCGCCGGCGCCGGAGACCTGCTCATCCTGGTCGGCTCCACGTCCTCGGCGCCGGAGGTAAGGGCCCTTGACCAGCGGCTCCGAGCCCTCACCGACGACAGGGTGCGCCTCGTCGACTGCCCGGTCTCCGGCGGCGAGGACGGCGCGGAATCCGGCGCGCTGTCGATCATGCTCGGCGGAGACGACGAAGACGTCGCGGTGGCGGCCGGGGTGCTCGCCCCCTGCGGCACCGCGGTGCATCTCGGGCCCCTGGGCGCCGGCGAGGTGGCGAAGGCCTGCAACCAGCTCGTGGTGTCCGCCACCATCCTCGCCCTCGGTGAGGCGACCGTACTGGCGGAGCGCTCGGGTCTCGACCTGGACAGGATGTGGGGGCTGCTTTCCGGCGGGTACGCCGGATCCCGCTTGCTCGACAGCAGGCGCGAGAAGCTCGTGGCAGGCGACGACTCCCCCAGCGGCGTCGCCCGCTACATGGTGAAGGATCTGCGTTTCGCGGCGGACATCGCAGCGTCCACCGGCACGTCGGCGGTCATGCGGCCCGCGCTGCGCGCAGCATTCGACGATCTCGTCGCAGCCGGCCTCGGTGATCGCGACATCGCCGTCACCCGACGGTACGTCGCCGAGCGGTCGCAGGCCGGAGACGACACGGAGCGCTCCTGA
- the trpS gene encoding tryptophan--tRNA ligase has translation MTRSRLYSGMQPSADSLQAGNYIGALLQWRDLQNSYDAFFSVVDLHALTVPQDPAELREKTRRTAAQYIAAGIEPSRSTLYVQSHVRAHAELAWILSTITGFGEAGRMTQFKDKSNRYGAEATSVGLFTYPVLMAADILLYQADVVPVGDDQKQHVELTRDLAERFNARFGETFTVPMPVIQQETARIYDLQNPTSKMSKSAESDAGVLWLLDEPAKTAKKIMRAVTDNEGSVRYDRENKPGVSNLLTIYAALTGRQVGSIEDEYAGRGYGDFKKGLAEVVVNEFGPVRERVLELLDDPAELDRILAMNAAKADAVADATLAEVYDRVGLLRRV, from the coding sequence GTGACGAGATCCCGCCTCTATTCCGGAATGCAGCCCTCCGCCGACTCCCTCCAGGCCGGCAACTACATCGGGGCGCTCCTGCAGTGGCGGGATCTGCAGAACTCGTACGACGCCTTCTTCTCCGTGGTCGACCTGCATGCGCTCACCGTGCCGCAGGACCCGGCCGAGCTGCGGGAGAAGACCCGGCGCACCGCCGCGCAGTACATCGCCGCGGGCATCGAGCCGTCGCGGTCGACGTTGTACGTGCAGTCGCACGTACGCGCGCACGCCGAGCTGGCCTGGATCCTCAGCACGATCACCGGCTTCGGCGAGGCCGGTCGGATGACGCAGTTCAAGGACAAGTCCAACCGCTACGGCGCGGAGGCGACCTCGGTGGGCCTGTTCACCTACCCGGTGCTGATGGCCGCCGACATCCTGCTCTACCAGGCCGACGTCGTCCCGGTCGGCGACGACCAGAAGCAGCACGTGGAGCTCACCCGCGACCTCGCGGAGCGGTTCAACGCCCGCTTCGGCGAGACGTTCACGGTGCCGATGCCGGTGATCCAGCAGGAGACGGCGCGCATCTACGACCTGCAGAACCCGACGTCGAAGATGTCCAAGTCCGCCGAGAGCGACGCCGGTGTGCTGTGGCTGCTCGACGAGCCGGCGAAGACCGCGAAGAAGATCATGCGCGCGGTCACCGACAACGAGGGCTCGGTGCGCTACGACCGCGAGAACAAGCCGGGGGTGTCGAACCTGCTCACGATCTACGCGGCGCTGACCGGCCGTCAGGTCGGGTCGATCGAGGACGAGTATGCCGGACGCGGCTACGGCGATTTCAAGAAGGGGCTCGCCGAGGTGGTGGTGAACGAGTTCGGCCCGGTGCGCGAGCGCGTTCTCGAGCTGCTCGACGATCCCGCCGAGCTCGACCGCATCCTCGCGATGAACGCGGCGAAGGCGGATGCGGTCGCGGATGCCACGCTCGCGGAGGTCTACGACCGGGTCGGCCTGCTGCGCCGGGTCTGA
- a CDS encoding 50S ribosomal protein L25/general stress protein Ctc translates to MSEDTKVHAELRTEFGKGFARRLRAAGKIPAVIYGHGTEPVHVALPGHQVSLIIRRANALLDLDIEGRNELALVKDVQKDPVHQIIEHIDLLVVKKGEKVAVDLPVVVVGEPFPGTIANLDAATLAVEAEATHIPEHVEVDVEGLEEGTHITAADVKLPKGVTLVADPETLVVAISVPAATVAEENEEAAEGAEAAEAAEESAAE, encoded by the coding sequence ATGTCCGAAGACACCAAGGTCCACGCCGAACTGCGCACCGAGTTCGGCAAGGGCTTCGCCCGCCGCCTCCGCGCCGCCGGCAAGATCCCCGCCGTCATCTACGGCCACGGCACCGAGCCGGTGCACGTCGCCCTGCCCGGCCACCAGGTCTCGCTCATCATCCGCCGCGCGAACGCGCTGCTCGACCTCGACATCGAGGGCCGGAACGAGCTCGCCCTGGTCAAGGACGTGCAGAAGGACCCGGTGCACCAGATCATCGAGCACATCGACCTGCTGGTGGTCAAGAAGGGCGAGAAGGTCGCCGTCGACCTGCCGGTCGTCGTCGTGGGCGAGCCCTTCCCGGGCACCATCGCCAACCTGGACGCCGCGACCCTCGCTGTCGAGGCGGAGGCGACCCACATCCCGGAGCACGTCGAGGTCGATGTCGAAGGGCTCGAGGAGGGCACCCACATCACCGCCGCCGACGTGAAGCTCCCCAAGGGCGTGACCCTGGTCGCCGACCCCGAGACCCTCGTCGTGGCGATCTCGGTGCCGGCTGCCACCGTCGCCGAGGAGAACGAGGAGGCCGCCGAGGGCGCCGAGGCCGCTGAGGCCGCCGAGGAGTCCGCCGCGGAGTGA
- the gndA gene encoding NADP-dependent phosphogluconate dehydrogenase, which yields MPEAAANIGVVGLAVMGSNLARNLASREGNTVAIFNRSREKTDAVIAEHPEAGFIPAYSYEEFAASLQKPRTAIIMVKAGAGTDAVINELVKVFEPGDIIVDGGNAYFPDTIRREKAVRETGINFVGAGISGGEEGALLGPSIMPGGSDESWVTLGPILKSIAAVAEGEPCVTHVGHDGAGHFVKMVHNGIEYADMQLIAEAYDLIRRGTGKTPAEIADIFAEWNKGELESYLIEITAEVLRQVDAETGKPLVDVILDQAGAKGTGAWTVQTALSLGVPVSGIAEATFARSLSSHPEQREAAASLPGPDAPFTVDDHDAFIEDVRLALYASKIVAYSQGFDEIRAGAAEYGWNIDLGAIAKIWRGGCIIRAQFLNRIADAYAENPELPVLMTAPYFAEALTRGQAAWRRVVVAAATAGTPAPAFSSSLSYYDGIRADRLPAALVQGQRDFFGAHTYRRIDKPGTFHTLWSGDRSEVEAVDTH from the coding sequence GTGCCCGAAGCCGCAGCAAACATCGGAGTCGTCGGACTCGCCGTCATGGGGTCGAACCTCGCCCGGAACCTCGCCAGCCGCGAGGGAAACACCGTGGCGATCTTCAATCGCAGCCGCGAGAAGACGGATGCGGTGATCGCCGAACACCCCGAGGCGGGTTTCATCCCGGCGTACTCCTACGAGGAGTTCGCCGCGAGCCTGCAGAAGCCGCGCACCGCGATCATCATGGTGAAGGCCGGCGCGGGCACGGATGCCGTGATCAACGAGCTGGTCAAGGTGTTCGAGCCGGGCGACATCATCGTCGACGGCGGCAACGCGTACTTCCCCGACACGATCCGCCGTGAGAAGGCGGTCCGCGAGACCGGCATCAACTTCGTCGGCGCCGGGATCTCCGGCGGCGAGGAGGGCGCCCTGCTCGGCCCGTCGATCATGCCGGGCGGCTCGGACGAGTCCTGGGTCACCCTCGGGCCGATCCTGAAGTCGATCGCCGCGGTGGCCGAGGGCGAGCCGTGTGTCACCCACGTCGGGCACGACGGTGCCGGACACTTCGTGAAGATGGTGCACAACGGCATCGAGTACGCCGACATGCAGCTCATCGCCGAGGCGTACGATCTGATCCGCCGCGGCACCGGCAAGACGCCGGCCGAGATCGCCGACATCTTCGCCGAGTGGAACAAGGGCGAGCTGGAGTCGTACCTCATCGAGATCACCGCCGAGGTGCTGCGGCAGGTGGACGCGGAGACCGGCAAGCCGCTGGTGGACGTGATCCTGGACCAGGCCGGGGCGAAGGGCACGGGCGCATGGACGGTGCAGACCGCCCTCTCGCTCGGCGTGCCGGTATCGGGCATCGCCGAGGCCACGTTCGCCCGCTCGCTCTCCAGCCACCCCGAGCAGCGCGAGGCCGCCGCGTCGCTGCCGGGACCGGACGCCCCGTTCACGGTGGACGACCACGACGCCTTCATCGAGGACGTGCGCCTGGCGCTGTACGCCTCGAAGATCGTCGCGTACTCGCAGGGCTTCGACGAGATCCGCGCCGGCGCCGCCGAGTACGGCTGGAACATCGACCTCGGCGCGATCGCGAAGATCTGGCGCGGCGGCTGCATCATCCGCGCTCAGTTCCTCAACCGCATCGCGGACGCCTACGCGGAGAACCCGGAGCTGCCGGTGCTGATGACCGCCCCGTACTTCGCCGAGGCGCTCACCCGCGGTCAGGCCGCATGGCGGCGCGTGGTGGTCGCCGCGGCCACCGCCGGCACCCCCGCCCCCGCGTTCTCGTCCTCGCTGTCCTACTACGACGGCATCCGCGCCGACCGCCTGCCCGCGGCCCTCGTCCAGGGGCAGCGCGACTTCTTCGGCGCGCACACCTACCGCCGCATCGACAAGCCGGGCACCTTCCACACGCTCTGGTCCGGCGACCGCAGCGAGGTCGAGGCCGTGGACACCCACTGA
- a CDS encoding exodeoxyribonuclease III: MPHLRVASINVNGIRAAVRNGMNAWLDAADVDVLTVQEVRGQDEHLEAAFPGWSVVHDESSAKGRAGVAIVSRRPALATRTDFGDEDFDSRGRWIEGDFLLGDRPLTIVSAYVHTGEADTPRQEEKWRFLDAMTERMRELGAPDGALALVTGDLNVGHRELDIKNWRGNRTKAGFLPRERAYFDRLLGPTGEEVVCVDGTVGTGMGWVDIGRRHHGEIDGPYTWWSMRGKAFDNDSGWRIDYHLATPALAERATGYAIARAATYAERWSDHAPVIVDYAY, translated from the coding sequence ATGCCTCATCTGCGTGTCGCCTCCATCAACGTGAACGGGATCCGGGCCGCCGTCCGCAACGGCATGAACGCCTGGCTGGACGCCGCCGACGTCGACGTCCTCACCGTGCAGGAGGTCCGCGGGCAGGACGAGCACCTCGAGGCCGCGTTCCCCGGCTGGTCCGTCGTGCACGACGAGTCCAGTGCGAAGGGACGCGCCGGTGTCGCCATCGTCAGCCGCAGGCCCGCGCTGGCCACCCGCACCGACTTCGGCGACGAGGACTTCGACTCCCGCGGGCGGTGGATCGAGGGGGACTTCCTGCTGGGCGACCGGCCGCTGACGATCGTGAGCGCCTACGTGCACACCGGCGAGGCGGACACTCCCCGCCAGGAGGAGAAGTGGCGCTTCCTCGACGCCATGACCGAACGGATGCGGGAACTGGGCGCCCCCGACGGCGCGCTCGCCCTCGTCACCGGCGACCTCAACGTGGGTCACCGGGAGCTGGACATCAAGAACTGGCGCGGAAACCGCACCAAGGCCGGCTTCCTGCCCCGCGAGCGCGCGTACTTCGACCGGCTGCTCGGTCCCACCGGCGAGGAGGTCGTCTGCGTGGACGGCACGGTGGGCACCGGCATGGGGTGGGTGGACATCGGCCGCCGGCACCACGGCGAGATCGACGGCCCGTACACCTGGTGGTCGATGCGCGGCAAGGCGTTCGACAACGACAGCGGATGGCGGATCGACTACCATCTGGCCACGCCGGCATTGGCCGAGCGTGCGACCGGGTACGCGATCGCCCGCGCGGCGACCTACGCCGAACGCTGGAGCGATCACGCCCCGGTCATCGTCGACTACGCCTACTGA
- a CDS encoding SDR family NAD(P)-dependent oxidoreductase yields the protein MSLPAGLTLFDLTGRTALVTGSTRGIGRVLAEGLSAAGATVVVHGRDAATAAGVAADITAATGRPARGAAFDVTDAAAVDRGITAIEEEYGGIDILINNAGIQRRAPIAEFADQDWEELVATNLSAVFLLSRRVARGMIPRGAGKIIQIGSVQSQLARPSISAYSATKGAIVMFTKGLCADLAPHGIQANVIAPGYFATALTQPLVEDEQFSAWVRGRTPAGRWGDTRDLVGAAVFLASAASDFVNGQTIFVDGGMTAVV from the coding sequence ATGAGCCTCCCCGCCGGTCTCACCCTGTTCGACCTCACCGGCCGCACCGCCCTCGTCACCGGGTCCACCCGGGGAATCGGGCGGGTGCTGGCGGAGGGCCTGTCCGCCGCCGGGGCGACGGTCGTCGTGCACGGCCGGGACGCCGCGACCGCGGCCGGCGTCGCCGCGGACATCACCGCGGCGACCGGCCGGCCCGCGCGCGGTGCGGCCTTCGATGTGACCGATGCCGCCGCCGTCGATCGTGGCATCACGGCGATCGAGGAGGAGTACGGCGGCATCGACATCCTCATCAACAACGCCGGGATCCAGCGCCGCGCGCCGATCGCCGAGTTCGCCGATCAGGACTGGGAGGAGCTCGTGGCGACGAACCTGTCGGCGGTGTTCCTCCTGTCGCGCCGTGTCGCGCGCGGCATGATCCCGCGCGGCGCGGGGAAGATCATCCAGATCGGCTCGGTCCAGTCGCAGCTCGCCCGCCCGTCGATCTCGGCCTATTCGGCGACCAAGGGCGCGATCGTGATGTTCACGAAGGGGCTGTGCGCGGATCTCGCGCCACACGGCATCCAGGCCAACGTCATCGCGCCCGGCTACTTCGCCACCGCGCTCACCCAGCCGCTGGTCGAGGACGAGCAGTTCTCCGCCTGGGTACGCGGCCGCACGCCCGCCGGGCGCTGGGGCGACACCCGCGACCTCGTCGGTGCGGCGGTGTTCCTCGCCAGCGCCGCGAGCGACTTCGTCAACGGGCAGACGATCTTCGTCGACGGGGGAATGACGGCGGTCGTCTGA
- a CDS encoding MFS transporter, with protein sequence MRMAENGGSYMFSTLGLAFFVAVAGENADKGLLTWGVTLGSLIGIFSVPIAGHLSDRFGRRTVYRFGAVFMLVYTFPAWWLMSLGNHAVAIAVIAIGIGVAVNTMLGAQCAMLPELFGNRHRYLGVAMAREISAVLAGGMAGVLGAYLIAVSDHNWLLLAIYMTILALITTASTFLVPETLRRDLTRVDDAVKVSRDEHGEGVSATTVTIRSVRA encoded by the coding sequence ATGCGGATGGCGGAGAACGGCGGCTCCTACATGTTCTCGACCCTGGGCCTGGCGTTCTTCGTCGCCGTGGCCGGCGAGAACGCCGACAAGGGTCTGCTCACCTGGGGCGTGACCCTCGGGTCGCTGATCGGCATCTTCTCCGTGCCGATCGCCGGGCACCTGTCCGACCGCTTCGGACGGCGCACCGTCTACCGCTTCGGCGCCGTCTTCATGCTCGTGTACACGTTCCCGGCCTGGTGGCTGATGTCGCTGGGCAACCACGCCGTCGCGATCGCCGTGATCGCGATCGGCATCGGCGTGGCCGTGAACACCATGCTCGGCGCGCAGTGCGCGATGCTGCCGGAGCTCTTCGGCAACCGGCACCGCTACCTCGGCGTGGCCATGGCCCGTGAGATCTCCGCCGTGCTCGCCGGCGGTATGGCCGGTGTCCTCGGCGCCTACCTGATCGCCGTCAGCGACCACAACTGGCTGCTGCTGGCCATCTACATGACGATCCTCGCGCTGATCACCACCGCGTCCACGTTCCTCGTGCCCGAGACGCTGCGCCGCGACCTCACCCGCGTGGACGACGCCGTCAAGGTGTCCCGCGACGAGCACGGCGAGGGCGTCTCGGCCACCACCGTCACGATCCGGTCGGTGCGCGCATGA
- the pth gene encoding aminoacyl-tRNA hydrolase, producing the protein MDDTWLIVGLGNPGPRYEATRHNIGQMVLDELARRRGERFREHKAGARVVETRLRPGAARLVLAKPNSFMNVSGTPVAALARFYSVPAERVVVVHDELDIPYDSIRMKIGGGHGGHNGVRDVARALATPEFLRVRAGIGRPPGRQDPADWVLAPFGAEERKTLPIFLSDVADAVEQLVEDGLLAAQQKHHSR; encoded by the coding sequence ATGGACGACACGTGGCTGATCGTGGGCCTCGGCAACCCCGGCCCCCGTTACGAGGCGACGCGGCACAACATCGGGCAGATGGTGCTCGACGAGCTCGCCCGGCGTCGCGGTGAGCGCTTCCGCGAGCACAAGGCCGGGGCGCGCGTCGTGGAGACCCGCCTGCGCCCCGGCGCAGCACGGCTGGTGCTCGCCAAGCCCAACAGCTTCATGAACGTCTCCGGCACGCCGGTGGCCGCTCTCGCCCGCTTCTATTCGGTGCCCGCGGAGCGGGTCGTCGTGGTGCACGACGAGCTGGACATCCCCTACGACAGCATCCGGATGAAGATCGGCGGCGGACACGGCGGGCACAACGGCGTACGCGACGTGGCACGCGCGCTGGCGACGCCGGAGTTCCTGCGCGTGCGCGCCGGGATCGGCCGGCCGCCCGGCAGGCAGGACCCGGCCGACTGGGTGCTGGCGCCGTTCGGCGCGGAGGAGCGCAAGACGCTCCCGATCTTCCTGTCAGACGTCGCGGATGCCGTGGAGCAGCTCGTCGAGGACGGGCTGCTGGCCGCGCAGCAGAAGCACCACTCCCGCTGA
- a CDS encoding NAD(P)/FAD-dependent oxidoreductase, whose protein sequence is MQNNSSIEVVVLGGGYAGTIAANRLTQDPRVRVTLVNARPQFVERVRLHQLVAGSHAAVADFSDLLAPRVRLVVGTVTAIDAPRRTLSLEDGSTLGYDYLVYAVGSATDTAHVPGAADHALTLSTLEEAERLRAVLAGTPDTAPVVVVGAGPLGIEVAAELAERGRALTLVCGAQLGPYLHPRARRRVARRVTELGVAIIEGAGRPPCIRTASCWTTDASCPARRPCGRSVSPRAGSRGAAGCARMPRAGCSDETLTSVDDERIVATGDAAAPSGLPMRMSCQAALPLGSHAGDTVLSRIAGREPAEWDRAIGAMCISLGRADAVFQLSRLDDTATPVFASGRVGAMVKEEACASPIKQISKEARKPGSHRWPARDRSRAAKLAARSTGTGEPAAAVRESAAR, encoded by the coding sequence ATGCAGAACAACAGCAGCATCGAGGTCGTCGTGCTCGGCGGCGGATACGCCGGCACGATCGCAGCGAACCGGCTCACGCAGGACCCGCGGGTCCGCGTCACGCTGGTGAACGCACGCCCGCAGTTCGTGGAGCGGGTCCGGCTGCACCAGCTGGTCGCCGGATCGCACGCCGCGGTCGCCGACTTCTCGGACCTGCTCGCCCCGCGCGTGCGGCTGGTCGTCGGCACGGTCACCGCGATCGACGCCCCCCGACGGACGCTCTCCCTCGAGGACGGCTCGACGCTGGGCTACGACTACCTCGTCTACGCCGTCGGCAGCGCGACCGACACCGCGCACGTCCCGGGCGCCGCGGACCACGCCCTGACGCTCTCCACGCTGGAGGAGGCCGAGCGGCTGCGCGCGGTGCTCGCGGGCACCCCGGACACCGCCCCCGTGGTCGTCGTGGGGGCAGGCCCGCTCGGCATCGAGGTCGCCGCGGAGCTGGCCGAGCGCGGGCGGGCCCTCACCCTCGTCTGCGGGGCGCAGCTCGGCCCGTACCTGCATCCGCGTGCCCGCCGCCGCGTGGCGCGTCGTGTCACCGAGCTCGGCGTCGCGATCATCGAGGGCGCCGGGCGGCCGCCGTGCATCCGCACCGCGTCGTGCTGGACGACGGACGCGAGCTGCCCAGCGCGGCGACCGTGTGGACGGTCGGTTTCGCCGCGGGCGGGCTCGCGCGGCGCAGCGGGCTGCGCACGGATGCCGAGGGCCGGCTGCTCGGATGAGACACTGACGAGTGTGGACGACGAGCGGATCGTGGCGACCGGCGACGCGGCGGCGCCCTCGGGCCTGCCGATGCGGATGAGCTGCCAGGCGGCGCTCCCGCTCGGCTCGCACGCGGGAGACACGGTGCTCAGCCGCATCGCAGGCCGCGAGCCGGCCGAGTGGGACCGCGCGATCGGCGCGATGTGCATCAGCCTGGGACGGGCGGATGCCGTGTTCCAGCTGTCCCGCCTGGACGACACCGCGACGCCGGTGTTCGCCAGCGGCCGCGTGGGCGCCATGGTGAAGGAGGAGGCGTGCGCCAGCCCGATCAAGCAGATCTCGAAGGAGGCCAGGAAGCCGGGATCGCACCGGTGGCCGGCCCGCGACCGGAGCCGGGCGGCGAAGCTCGCGGCGCGTTCGACAGGGACCGGGGAACCGGCCGCCGCGGTGCGGGAGAGCGCGGCGCGATGA
- a CDS encoding zinc-binding dehydrogenase: protein MDNPGVVAYAANDLRIEDVGEPRPAPDEAIVEIAYGGVCGSDLHYWMHGAAGASILREPMILGHEASGVVVSPAADGTGPDAGTPVAVHPLTARGDGVTPWPEDRPNLAPASTYLGSAMHLPHTQGAFARRVALPARMLYALPDGLDLRTAALAEPAAVAWHGLARAGDVRGKHVAVIGAGPIGQLVVAVARRAGAARITATDLHPLPLEIASSRGAETLDARDAEAIAALHADVVVESSGTVPGLASAVSAAVRGGTVVLLGLQRAGDVPVPMATAITRELTLLGSFRFGAEFADVIAALADGSLDVSGIVTQELGVDQALEAFEVAADPSRSSKVLLAFDQR from the coding sequence ATGGACAACCCCGGAGTTGTCGCGTACGCGGCCAACGACCTGCGCATCGAGGACGTCGGCGAGCCGCGCCCCGCCCCGGACGAGGCGATCGTCGAGATCGCCTACGGCGGCGTCTGCGGGTCCGACCTGCACTACTGGATGCACGGTGCGGCCGGGGCCTCGATCCTGCGCGAGCCGATGATCCTCGGCCACGAGGCATCCGGCGTCGTGGTGAGCCCGGCCGCCGACGGCACGGGCCCCGACGCGGGGACACCCGTCGCCGTGCATCCGCTCACCGCCCGCGGCGACGGGGTCACGCCGTGGCCGGAGGACCGCCCCAACCTGGCGCCGGCATCGACCTACCTCGGCTCGGCGATGCACCTGCCGCATACCCAGGGCGCGTTCGCCCGCCGGGTCGCGTTGCCGGCGCGGATGCTCTACGCACTGCCCGACGGCCTGGACCTGCGCACCGCGGCGCTGGCCGAGCCCGCGGCGGTGGCCTGGCACGGCCTGGCGCGGGCCGGGGACGTGCGCGGCAAGCACGTCGCGGTGATCGGCGCCGGCCCCATCGGCCAACTGGTCGTCGCGGTCGCCCGGCGCGCTGGCGCGGCACGGATCACCGCGACCGACCTGCATCCGCTGCCGCTCGAGATCGCGTCATCGCGGGGAGCCGAGACACTGGATGCGCGTGACGCGGAGGCGATCGCAGCGCTGCACGCGGATGTCGTCGTGGAGTCCAGCGGGACCGTGCCCGGGCTCGCCTCGGCGGTCTCCGCGGCGGTCCGCGGCGGGACCGTGGTGCTGCTCGGCCTGCAGCGCGCGGGCGACGTGCCGGTGCCGATGGCGACGGCGATCACGCGCGAACTGACCCTGCTCGGCTCGTTCCGCTTCGGCGCCGAGTTCGCCGACGTCATCGCCGCTCTCGCCGACGGATCGCTCGACGTGAGCGGGATCGTCACGCAGGAGCTCGGCGTGGATCAGGCGCTTGAGGCGTTCGAGGTCGCGGCCGACCCGTCCCGGTCCAGCAAGGTGCTGCTCGCGTTCGACCAGCGCTGA
- a CDS encoding fumarylacetoacetate hydrolase family protein, with the protein MRIVRVRTTAGIRHARLDGERLQPIEDPYTAFAAGRVPRDAGEAITGAVLAPCDPRVLIGIAQNGPGHDSPVQAWLKSPRTVVADGAPVRLRRDAGTTVAEGEIAVVIGRDTDGLTAGTAHDYVLGVTAVNDLSSPERGEWDPRNFESKSGAGYTPLGPWIDTEAGIDDVPLELSVDGAEPIATGSRDLPVPIRECLAYVTRWSPLGPGDVVMTGAPYEQAPVRPGARMTVRVAGMVLSTPTR; encoded by the coding sequence ATGAGGATCGTCCGCGTCCGCACCACCGCCGGCATCCGTCACGCGCGTCTGGACGGGGAGAGACTCCAGCCCATCGAGGACCCGTACACCGCGTTCGCCGCGGGCCGGGTGCCGCGGGATGCCGGCGAGGCGATCACCGGCGCCGTGCTCGCGCCGTGCGATCCGCGCGTGCTCATCGGCATCGCGCAGAACGGCCCGGGTCACGACTCGCCCGTACAGGCGTGGCTGAAGAGCCCGCGCACGGTCGTCGCCGACGGCGCGCCGGTGCGTCTTCGGCGGGACGCGGGCACCACGGTCGCGGAGGGCGAGATCGCGGTCGTCATCGGACGGGACACCGACGGGCTGACCGCCGGCACTGCCCACGACTACGTGCTGGGCGTCACCGCCGTCAACGACCTCTCCAGCCCCGAGCGCGGAGAGTGGGATCCCCGCAACTTCGAATCGAAGTCCGGCGCGGGATACACACCGCTCGGCCCTTGGATCGACACGGAGGCCGGCATCGACGACGTCCCTCTGGAACTGTCGGTCGACGGCGCCGAGCCCATCGCCACCGGCTCCCGCGACCTGCCGGTGCCGATCCGCGAGTGCCTGGCGTACGTGACGCGGTGGTCACCGCTCGGTCCCGGCGACGTCGTGATGACCGGCGCCCCGTACGAGCAGGCACCGGTCCGGCCCGGAGCGCGCATGACCGTCCGCGTGGCGGGTATGGTGCTCAGCACGCCGACCCGCTGA